A genome region from Candidatus Nealsonbacteria bacterium includes the following:
- a CDS encoding ComF family protein — translation MKILFFLKKSVLDLFFPKFCFSCREEGSYLCQDCLSTLEILEYQYCLCKKPLRLVLAGKCRSCYYKKLNGLYFALPYQNQLLRKLIHKFKYEPYVKELAELLSSLIISHFKLSNKPPRFGLDWVFIPIPLSIKREKKRGFNQAKEIAKELSKKLNLPLADDILLKIKETFPQVELEEEARIENIKESFAASRKLNGKKILLIDDVYTTGATMEECAKTLKVAGAKEIWGVVVARG, via the coding sequence ATGAAAATCTTATTCTTTCTAAAAAAATCTGTCTTAGATCTCTTTTTTCCGAAATTCTGTTTTAGCTGCCGGGAAGAAGGAAGTTATCTCTGCCAAGATTGTCTTTCAACTCTTGAAATCTTAGAGTACCAATATTGTCTTTGTAAAAAACCTTTAAGATTGGTCCTGGCTGGTAAATGTCGATCTTGTTATTATAAAAAACTTAATGGGCTTTATTTTGCCCTGCCTTATCAAAACCAGCTTTTACGAAAATTAATCCATAAATTCAAATACGAACCTTATGTCAAAGAACTGGCCGAGCTTTTATCTTCTTTAATTATATCTCATTTCAAACTTTCAAACAAACCTCCTCGGTTTGGTCTGGATTGGGTTTTTATTCCTATTCCCCTGAGTATAAAAAGAGAGAAAAAACGAGGCTTTAATCAGGCAAAAGAAATTGCCAAAGAATTATCAAAAAAATTAAATCTTCCTCTGGCTGACGATATTTTATTGAAGATTAAAGAAACTTTCCCCCAGGTAGAATTAGAAGAAGAAGCAAGAATAGAAAATATTAAAGAATCTTTTGCGGCCAGCAGAAAATTGAATGGTAAAAAAATTCTTTTGATTGATGATGTGTATACTACCGGAGCTACTATGGAGGAATGCGCAAAAACTTTGAAAGTGGCAGGAGCAAAAGAAATCTGGGGAGTAGTGGTTGCCAGAGGATAG
- the pilM gene encoding type IV pilus assembly protein PilM, with the protein MIKLPFKITLPKLTISHQSCLGVDIGTAFIKIVSLTKVGARVKLDNYGETSALILYEKPFRTFEKNTLLLSSSEVAKALRAILSEVKTKKKEAVFSVPDFSSFFTNFELPQMTEEELPQAIQFEAPQHIPLSLSEVTIDWQVVEGKPGDKKGTKLKILLVAVPNEVIYQYREIAKLSNLKLQGLEAEAFSLSRAAIKNQDLKKIVSIVDIGAQSTTCSIIDKGVLKLSRSFDIAGNELTQTLAKSLNINYKAAEESKKKYGLRFLRGDSERETLPALEENNPKKAAQALVPVIDSIIVEIKRIFQNFRQTEDKTVEKIILTGGTSLIPGFQEHFSSSLEKETEVINPFADIFYPPILEKSLKEMGPAYAVVVGAALRGLR; encoded by the coding sequence ATGATTAAACTTCCTTTTAAAATAACTCTTCCCAAACTTACAATATCCCACCAGAGTTGTTTGGGTGTGGATATTGGCACAGCTTTCATTAAGATTGTTAGCCTGACAAAAGTTGGAGCAAGGGTTAAGTTGGACAATTACGGTGAAACTTCTGCCCTAATTTTATACGAAAAACCATTTCGAACATTTGAAAAAAATACTCTCTTACTTTCCAGCTCAGAAGTTGCCAAGGCGCTCAGAGCTATTTTATCTGAAGTTAAAACCAAGAAAAAAGAAGCTGTTTTTTCGGTCCCTGATTTTTCTAGTTTCTTTACTAATTTTGAATTACCCCAGATGACAGAAGAAGAACTTCCCCAGGCGATTCAGTTTGAAGCACCACAACATATTCCTCTTTCTCTTTCTGAGGTCACTATTGACTGGCAGGTAGTTGAAGGGAAACCAGGGGACAAAAAAGGAACTAAGCTCAAAATTCTTTTAGTGGCTGTTCCGAATGAAGTTATTTATCAATACCGAGAAATTGCTAAACTTTCCAACTTAAAGCTTCAAGGGCTGGAGGCTGAAGCTTTTAGTCTTTCTCGAGCGGCTATTAAAAATCAAGATTTGAAAAAGATAGTTTCTATCGTTGATATTGGCGCTCAAAGCACAACTTGTAGTATTATAGATAAAGGGGTCTTGAAATTAAGCCGTAGTTTTGATATTGCCGGCAACGAGCTGACACAAACCTTAGCCAAAAGTTTAAATATTAACTATAAAGCAGCAGAAGAATCAAAAAAGAAATATGGATTAAGATTTCTTAGAGGAGATTCAGAAAGAGAAACCCTTCCTGCTTTAGAAGAAAATAATCCCAAGAAAGCGGCTCAAGCTCTTGTCCCGGTGATTGATTCAATTATAGTGGAGATCAAAAGAATCTTTCAAAATTTCCGGCAAACTGAAGATAAGACAGTCGAAAAAATTATTCTGACCGGGGGCACATCTTTAATCCCTGGTTTCCAAGAACATTTCTCTTCTTCTTTAGAAAAAGAAACAGAGGTAATTAATCCTTTTGCCGATATTTTTTATCCCCCTATTCTAGAAAAATCTTTAAAGGAAATGGGACCAGCATATGCCGTTGTCGTAGGAGCTGCTCTCCGTGGCTTGAGATAG
- a CDS encoding type II/IV secretion system protein: MTLVQQLLKQEVIDREKATSLEFEIKNSGRKEEEVILEKGVVDEKFLFNLKSENLKIPLREVRAEDVLLETLELIPEESIRYYKMIPLAKDNNVLEIGMVYPRDTVAQEALKFLARQNKFSYQISLIAPTTLDNLLKQYRTLKGEVTQALEELETELKGEKVKARPLKKSEMERLVEEAPVVKIVAVIVRHAVEGRASDIHIEPLRKKSRVRFRVDGLLKSSIFLPLRIHSAVIARIKILSNMKLDETRIPQDGRFSTRIGNHDIDFRVSTFPTILGEKVALRILDPEKGLKSVEGLGLTGRNLKITKEALQKPYGLILITGPTSSGKTTTLYAMLSRLNKEEVNILTLEDPVEYYLDGINQSQVRPELGFDFAKGLRHLVRQNPNILMVGEIRDPETANAAIHATLTGHIVLSTLHTTNALGVVPRLVDMGVEPFLIPAVLNIAMAQRLIRILCPDCKKKIVPKPEIKDLILKDIENLPSSTKKDVKIPNPLKIYTAEGCKKCNQQGFFGRTAIFEVLKMTDELAEIILKGTTEAKIKEEAFRQGMITMKQDGVLKVLQGITSIEEVIRAAEEIRIVEG, encoded by the coding sequence ATGACTTTAGTTCAACAATTACTCAAGCAAGAGGTAATTGACAGAGAAAAGGCCACTTCTTTAGAATTTGAAATTAAAAACTCAGGAAGGAAAGAAGAAGAGGTAATTTTAGAAAAAGGAGTGGTTGATGAAAAATTCTTATTTAATCTGAAAAGCGAAAATCTTAAAATTCCCCTAAGAGAAGTCCGCGCCGAAGATGTTCTTCTGGAAACCTTAGAACTTATTCCCGAAGAGTCAATCAGATACTACAAAATGATTCCTTTAGCCAAAGATAATAATGTCTTAGAGATAGGAATGGTTTATCCCAGAGATACGGTTGCCCAGGAAGCTTTAAAATTCTTAGCTCGCCAGAATAAGTTCTCTTATCAGATTTCTCTAATTGCTCCCACTACCCTTGACAACCTTCTAAAACAATACCGCACCCTGAAAGGAGAGGTTACCCAGGCCTTAGAAGAGTTAGAAACCGAGCTGAAAGGCGAGAAAGTCAAGGCCAGACCTTTAAAGAAATCAGAGATGGAAAGGTTGGTCGAAGAAGCCCCCGTTGTTAAGATAGTAGCTGTTATTGTTAGGCATGCTGTAGAGGGGAGAGCTTCTGATATCCACATCGAACCCCTTAGAAAAAAATCAAGAGTTCGTTTTAGAGTAGATGGCCTTTTAAAATCTAGTATTTTTTTACCCCTAAGAATTCATTCAGCAGTGATAGCAAGAATAAAAATTCTTTCCAACATGAAGCTTGATGAAACTAGAATCCCTCAAGATGGACGTTTTTCTACCAGGATAGGAAATCATGATATTGATTTTAGGGTCTCAACCTTTCCTACCATCTTGGGAGAAAAAGTAGCTCTTAGAATTTTAGACCCAGAGAAAGGATTAAAGTCAGTTGAAGGGCTTGGTTTAACAGGAAGAAACTTAAAAATAACGAAAGAAGCTCTCCAAAAACCTTATGGGTTGATTTTGATTACCGGTCCAACTAGCAGCGGCAAAACCACTACTTTATATGCCATGCTCTCTCGTTTAAATAAAGAGGAGGTAAATATTTTAACCCTGGAAGACCCAGTTGAATATTATCTCGATGGCATCAACCAGTCTCAGGTTAGACCGGAACTTGGTTTTGATTTTGCCAAGGGTCTTAGGCATTTAGTTAGACAAAATCCTAACATCTTAATGGTTGGAGAAATTCGAGACCCGGAAACTGCCAACGCTGCCATCCATGCCACCCTAACTGGCCATATAGTTCTATCGACCTTACATACTACAAATGCTTTAGGGGTGGTTCCGAGATTAGTTGATATGGGAGTGGAGCCATTTTTAATTCCGGCAGTTTTAAATATTGCCATGGCCCAGAGATTGATTAGGATTCTTTGCCCAGATTGTAAAAAAAAGATAGTACCGAAACCAGAAATTAAAGATTTAATCCTTAAAGATATTGAGAATTTGCCTTCTTCGACAAAAAAAGACGTTAAAATTCCAAATCCACTCAAGATTTATACAGCCGAAGGTTGTAAAAAATGTAATCAACAAGGGTTTTTTGGCCGGACAGCTATTTTCGAGGTTTTAAAAATGACAGACGAATTAGCTGAGATTATTTTAAAAGGCACAACCGAGGCCAAGATTAAAGAAGAAGCTTTCCGTCAGGGAATGATTACTATGAAACAAGACGGAGTCTTAAAGGTTCTTCAGGGCATCACTTCAATAGAGGAAGTTATTAGAGCAGCTGAAGAAATAAGAATAGTGGAGGGATAA
- a CDS encoding response regulator produces the protein MKTILLIEDDPFLVDLYTTKFKEIGFEVEVATNGREGLRKMKVKKPDILLLDIVLPAINGWEILGEMKKDEGLKDLKVVILSNLTSKEEVERGLKLGADKYLIKSHYTPSEVVKEIKKILEQ, from the coding sequence ATGAAAACAATTTTACTAATTGAAGACGACCCCTTTTTAGTTGATCTTTATACCACTAAATTCAAAGAGATTGGATTTGAAGTTGAGGTTGCCACTAACGGCCGAGAAGGATTGAGAAAGATGAAAGTAAAAAAGCCCGATATTTTGCTTTTGGATATTGTTTTACCAGCTATTAATGGCTGGGAAATTCTTGGAGAGATGAAAAAAGATGAAGGGTTGAAAGATTTAAAAGTTGTTATTCTTTCTAATCTTACTTCAAAAGAGGAGGTAGAGAGAGGCCTAAAACTGGGAGCGGATAAATATTTAATTAAATCCCACTATACTCCCTCAGAAGTCGTTAAGGAAATTAAAAAAATTTTAGAACAATGA
- a CDS encoding type IV pilus twitching motility protein PilT: MTDYHNLIKEFLSLCIEAQASDLHLSVDHPPILRITGRLVPLLKERKLIAQDTQELAFVLMTENQKEKFLREKEIDFSYAFGEKARFRLNIFFQSSNISIACRLIPSKIKTIEELNLPPILHTFTHHSQGFVLITGPSSHGKSTTLAALIDEINHTRADHIITIEDPIEYVFEDDRSIIDQRELYADTHSFTRSLRSTLRQDPDVIMVGEMRDSETMTTAITAAETGHLVFATLHTNSAGQSIHRIVDSFSPAQQNQIRAQLASSLLGVISQRLIPSLKGGLIPACEVMLATPAIANLIRENKVHEIPLVIDTSAEEGMISLDRSLAALVRRKEISLDSALLYSQSPTELRMLVRR; this comes from the coding sequence ATGACAGATTACCACAATTTAATAAAAGAATTTCTTTCTTTATGCATTGAAGCTCAAGCTTCGGACCTGCATCTTTCGGTTGACCATCCGCCAATACTGAGAATTACCGGAAGATTGGTTCCCCTCTTGAAGGAGAGAAAATTAATCGCTCAAGATACCCAAGAATTAGCCTTTGTTCTAATGACCGAGAATCAAAAAGAGAAATTTTTAAGAGAAAAGGAAATTGATTTTTCCTATGCTTTTGGCGAAAAAGCCCGTTTTAGACTAAACATTTTTTTCCAAAGTTCAAATATTAGTATTGCCTGCCGTTTGATTCCGTCTAAAATTAAAACCATTGAAGAACTAAATCTCCCGCCAATTTTACATACTTTTACCCATCATAGTCAGGGATTTGTTTTAATAACCGGCCCCTCTTCTCATGGTAAATCGACTACTCTAGCTGCTTTAATCGATGAGATTAATCATACCCGGGCTGATCACATTATTACCATTGAAGATCCGATTGAATATGTTTTCGAAGACGATCGTTCAATTATTGACCAAAGAGAGCTTTATGCAGATACCCACTCTTTTACCAGGTCTCTCCGTTCTACTTTACGTCAGGATCCCGATGTTATTATGGTTGGAGAAATGCGGGACTCCGAAACTATGACCACGGCCATTACTGCTGCTGAAACAGGCCACTTGGTCTTTGCAACCCTGCACACCAATTCAGCCGGCCAGAGCATACATCGGATTGTTGATTCTTTTTCTCCTGCCCAACAGAACCAAATTAGAGCTCAGTTGGCTTCTTCTTTATTGGGAGTGATTTCTCAAAGATTAATCCCCAGTCTTAAGGGAGGTTTAATACCTGCCTGTGAGGTGATGCTGGCCACTCCAGCTATTGCCAATTTAATTCGAGAAAATAAAGTTCACGAGATTCCTTTAGTCATTGATACCTCAGCTGAAGAAGGGATGATATCTTTAGATAGATCTTTGGCCGCATTAGTGAGAAGAAAAGAGATTTCTTTGGATAGTGCTTTGCTTTATTCTCAAAGTCCGACGGAATTACGGATGTTAGTAAGAAGATAA
- a CDS encoding type II secretion system F family protein → MKFSYQARTEDGDIQSGIVEAFSREAALAILQKHGIFITALEEAGAHPIFAKKIKLFRGISRRDKAIFARQLSIMFKSKVALTESLRVMVIQTESLSFREKIVKITEDVEAGASLSKALSRFSEVFSPFFISIIKSGETAGKLSKALEYLADHLEKENDFYSRIQGAMLYPIMVMVVMGGVVLIMVLFVFPQISQIVKDMGVEPPLMTRIVFGTVDFIKKWIIVMILVFITAVLFVYQYLKTKEGKTLWNKVSLKIPVISGLLKKIYLSRFAENLSTLISGGVQIAPALETAGEVVGNEVYKAIIIEARDTVRKGGQINSVFAKYPGSFPPLFTQMTSVGERTGTLEETLMHLVDFYQKEVNRSLENVLDLLVPLTIVVLGIVVGGMVGSVILTLYNVVGMM, encoded by the coding sequence ATGAAGTTTTCCTATCAAGCCAGAACTGAAGATGGAGACATTCAATCAGGTATTGTTGAAGCTTTTAGTCGAGAGGCAGCTTTGGCTATATTGCAAAAACACGGAATTTTCATCACCGCTTTAGAGGAAGCTGGGGCTCATCCTATTTTTGCTAAAAAAATAAAATTATTTAGGGGAATTTCCAGAAGAGATAAGGCTATTTTTGCCCGCCAGCTTTCAATTATGTTTAAAAGCAAGGTAGCTTTAACCGAATCTTTGAGGGTGATGGTTATCCAGACTGAAAGCCTTTCTTTCCGGGAAAAAATTGTTAAAATTACTGAAGACGTTGAAGCTGGAGCCTCTTTGTCTAAGGCCCTTTCCCGTTTTTCGGAGGTCTTCTCCCCCTTTTTTATCAGTATAATTAAATCAGGAGAAACAGCTGGTAAGCTTTCCAAAGCCTTGGAATATTTAGCTGATCACCTAGAGAAAGAAAATGATTTTTATTCTCGAATTCAAGGAGCAATGCTTTATCCTATAATGGTAATGGTAGTGATGGGTGGAGTAGTTTTGATAATGGTTCTCTTTGTTTTTCCTCAGATTTCCCAAATTGTTAAAGACATGGGGGTTGAGCCTCCTTTAATGACTAGAATTGTTTTTGGGACGGTTGATTTTATCAAAAAATGGATAATAGTTATGATTTTAGTTTTCATTACTGCCGTCTTATTCGTTTACCAGTACTTGAAAACAAAGGAAGGAAAAACCCTTTGGAATAAAGTTTCTCTAAAGATTCCGGTAATCAGCGGTCTTTTAAAAAAAATCTATCTTTCTCGTTTTGCTGAAAATCTTTCCACTTTGATTTCAGGCGGTGTCCAGATAGCCCCGGCTTTAGAGACAGCCGGAGAGGTAGTTGGCAACGAAGTGTACAAAGCTATTATTATTGAAGCTCGTGATACTGTTAGAAAGGGAGGCCAGATAAATTCAGTCTTTGCCAAATATCCAGGAAGCTTCCCGCCTCTTTTTACCCAAATGACTTCAGTGGGGGAGAGGACCGGAACCTTAGAGGAAACTTTAATGCATTTAGTTGATTTCTACCAAAAAGAAGTTAACAGAAGCTTGGAAAATGTTCTAGATTTATTGGTTCCCCTTACCATTGTGGTTTTAGGAATAGTTGTCGGAGGAATGGTGGGGTCTGTGATTCTTACTCTTTATAATGTCGTCGGAATGATGTAA
- a CDS encoding type II secretion system protein, whose amino-acid sequence MTQFFSKKRGEKGFTLIELLVVIAIIGILAGIVLVALGGARDKAKDARIQASVAQTRALAEMLYTGTVYPDGTAGANDGFDTPVYTGGTAPACTGDTTRDSSLKALDGDVRAQQGALCTTAAAVNTGALGKAGIFIVKSAGDDAYAAYVALKSGTDKGWCVDSIGKSQAYTLLAADPTTTTCP is encoded by the coding sequence ATGACTCAATTTTTCAGTAAAAAAAGAGGAGAAAAGGGTTTTACCTTGATTGAATTATTGGTGGTTATCGCCATTATCGGAATTTTAGCCGGAATTGTCTTGGTGGCTTTGGGTGGAGCAAGAGACAAAGCCAAAGATGCCAGAATTCAAGCTAGTGTAGCTCAAACAAGAGCGCTTGCGGAAATGTTATATACTGGTACTGTGTACCCCGACGGAACCGCTGGTGCCAACGACGGCTTTGATACACCAGTGTATACTGGTGGTACCGCTCCTGCTTGTACTGGGGACACGACCCGTGACTCAAGTTTAAAAGCTCTTGACGGTGATGTACGCGCACAACAAGGTGCACTCTGTACTACTGCTGCGGCCGTGAATACAGGTGCCTTGGGGAAAGCAGGCATCTTTATAGTAAAGTCTGCTGGCGATGATGCTTACGCGGCCTATGTGGCTCTTAAGAGTGGGACCGACAAAGGTTGGTGTGTTGATTCTATTGGTAAATCCCAGGCTTATACTCTTCTGGCGGCAGATCCGACGACGACAACTTGTCCATAG
- a CDS encoding prepilin-type N-terminal cleavage/methylation domain-containing protein: protein MHSILIRKYRGFTLIEILVVIAIIGILAGIVLVAMGGARNKAKDSRIIAEMGQLRNAADLFYNNNHDSYTSPPGSTNFDCTVTNPNIDALCADMAVQGGIKPSDEATPEYGVDIIVTDQAYCAEVKLNSGKYWCIDSQGRSARYDANTTPTEPACDDTPGSEVYTCE, encoded by the coding sequence ATGCACTCAATCCTTATCAGAAAATATCGAGGCTTCACTCTCATTGAGATACTAGTCGTTATTGCCATCATCGGAATTTTGGCAGGCATCGTTTTGGTGGCTATGGGTGGAGCGAGGAATAAGGCAAAAGATTCCAGGATTATTGCCGAGATGGGCCAGCTTCGGAACGCAGCCGATCTATTTTACAACAATAATCACGATAGTTATACCAGCCCTCCAGGTTCTACCAACTTTGATTGTACCGTTACTAACCCAAACATTGATGCCCTTTGCGCTGACATGGCTGTCCAGGGAGGGATAAAACCATCTGATGAAGCTACTCCTGAATACGGGGTAGATATTATTGTTACTGATCAGGCTTATTGCGCCGAGGTAAAATTAAATTCAGGGAAATATTGGTGTATAGACAGTCAGGGGAGATCAGCGAGATATGATGCGAACACTACACCCACTGAGCCTGCCTGTGATGATACGCCTGGCTCAGAAGTTTATACTTGCGAATAA
- a CDS encoding type II secretion system protein — MNKGFTLIELLVVITIIGILAGIILVAMGSVREKAKDTKIESNMLQLQQLAENLYLDYGNYDNVDPTISSEIAAIENDIITQGGSPLTIKTPLPADTYCAYTSLNKTLDGQQVYYCTDYLFRNQQIGDPSIGCYDTCFVCPACLDSNGDGLMTAGPDPIPNELLNMFISSCWGQPASCNPSLDLDCNGIINILDVMSYSGLIPYPCL; from the coding sequence ATGAATAAGGGTTTCACTTTAATCGAACTCTTAGTCGTTATTACCATTATTGGCATTTTGGCCGGCATTATTTTGGTTGCAATGGGATCAGTACGAGAGAAGGCAAAAGATACCAAAATTGAGAGCAATATGCTTCAGCTCCAGCAGCTAGCTGAAAATCTCTATTTAGACTATGGAAATTATGATAATGTAGACCCTACTATCTCGTCTGAAATTGCTGCTATTGAAAATGATATCATCACCCAAGGAGGTTCGCCACTAACTATTAAAACACCTTTACCAGCTGATACATACTGTGCTTATACATCTTTAAATAAAACTTTAGACGGACAACAGGTCTATTATTGCACTGATTATTTGTTTAGGAACCAGCAGATTGGGGATCCTTCTATTGGTTGTTATGATACCTGTTTTGTTTGTCCAGCCTGCCTCGATTCCAATGGTGATGGTTTGATGACGGCCGGTCCTGACCCGATACCAAACGAGCTGTTGAACATGTTCATATCGTCTTGTTGGGGGCAGCCTGCTTCTTGTAATCCCAGCCTAGATTTAGATTGTAATGGAATAATCAATATCTTAGATGTGATGTCTTATAGCGGCTTAATACCTTATCCTTGTCTATAA
- a CDS encoding prepilin peptidase — protein sequence MALNFLFYSTIFIFGLTTGSFLNSIIYRLQAGEGFLLAPLKSRGDFFSGFQRSYCPHCKRTLSWQDLIPLFSFLFLKGKCRYCQKKISWQYPLVEIATAMLFLLILNSQFSIPNSQFLDFIYLLVISCMLIIIFVYDLKHYIIPDKIIYPAIALALIYNFYQFAINNQQLAMSNFLAAIFASAFFFSVVLISKGRWMGWGDPKLVFFMGLLLGFSNILVALFIAFLFGAIIGIGLIIFRKKTFKSEVPFGPFLITGTLIALFWGKEIINWYLHLL from the coding sequence ATGGCGCTAAATTTTCTTTTTTACTCCACTATTTTTATTTTTGGCCTAACAACAGGTTCTTTCCTGAATTCGATAATTTATCGCCTCCAGGCTGGGGAAGGCTTTTTACTTGCCCCGTTAAAATCTCGAGGAGATTTTTTTTCGGGGTTTCAAAGATCCTATTGCCCTCATTGCAAAAGAACTCTCAGTTGGCAGGATTTAATTCCTCTTTTCAGCTTTTTATTTTTAAAGGGCAAGTGCCGTTATTGTCAGAAAAAAATCTCCTGGCAGTATCCTTTAGTAGAAATAGCAACTGCGATGCTATTTCTGCTAATTCTCAATTCCCAATTCTCAATTCCCAATTCCCAATTTCTAGATTTTATTTATTTGTTAGTTATTTCTTGTATGTTGATCATTATTTTTGTCTATGACTTAAAACATTACATCATTCCCGACAAAATAATTTATCCGGCAATAGCCTTAGCCCTAATTTATAATTTCTACCAATTCGCTATCAACAATCAACAATTAGCAATGAGCAATTTCTTGGCTGCCATATTCGCTTCAGCTTTCTTTTTCTCGGTTGTTCTTATTTCAAAGGGTCGCTGGATGGGTTGGGGCGATCCTAAATTAGTCTTTTTTATGGGATTATTGCTTGGTTTCTCCAATATTTTAGTTGCCCTCTTTATAGCTTTTTTATTCGGAGCTATAATAGGAATAGGGCTGATCATCTTCAGAAAGAAAACATTCAAGAGCGAAGTTCCTTTTGGGCCGTTCTTAATTACCGGAACCCTTATAGCTTTGTTCTGGGGCAAAGAAATTATAAACTGGTATTTGCATTTACTCTAG
- a CDS encoding prepilin-type N-terminal cleavage/methylation domain-containing protein, translating into MKQCGNVTPKRNQRFLTGQATNRGFTLIELLVVISIIVILTGIVLVSYRAGEQQLALQRAANKLAQDIRRVQEMAMSAKESQKIFPPGVPLGGYGIHLTRGENQYIIYSDGGNEKWGGAGDFIEENIGLEKGVFIKNIEPPAASFSINFKPPDPIIRIVDAAGVDKDNVAIILALEADSNKIKKIRVNKAGRIEID; encoded by the coding sequence ATGAAACAATGTGGTAATGTAACCCCGAAAAGAAATCAAAGATTTCTAACGGGGCAGGCAACAAATAGAGGTTTTACTCTTATCGAGCTTTTAGTTGTAATTAGTATTATTGTTATTTTGACCGGAATAGTTCTTGTTAGTTATAGAGCGGGGGAACAACAACTTGCCCTTCAAAGAGCAGCTAATAAATTAGCTCAAGACATCAGAAGAGTCCAAGAAATGGCAATGTCAGCAAAAGAATCTCAAAAAATTTTTCCTCCGGGAGTTCCTCTAGGAGGATATGGGATTCATTTAACCAGGGGGGAAAATCAATATATAATTTATAGTGATGGCGGAAATGAAAAATGGGGTGGCGCAGGAGATTTTATTGAAGAAAATATAGGTTTAGAAAAAGGAGTGTTTATAAAAAACATTGAGCCTCCTGCAGCTTCTTTTAGTATAAATTTTAAACCCCCTGACCCTATAATTAGGATTGTAGATGCGGCAGGAGTTGATAAAGATAATGTGGCAATTATCCTCGCCTTAGAAGCTGATTCAAACAAAATTAAAAAAATCAGAGTAAATAAAGCTGGCCGAATTGAGATAGACTAA
- a CDS encoding prepilin-type N-terminal cleavage/methylation domain-containing protein: MFNVKMKNKGFTLLEVIIAIVLVLVGITGTFVLITKTMGVMAISSSRLIAAYLSQEGIEIVRNIRDTNWIEQSAGSNSWDEGLTGCSTGCAADYTYTATEDPDLLLVPPESFLKISVTGIYSYNPADTDTKFKRGITIVPNGSDILEVTVLVEWKEKGKTYSHTAQENLYNWK, from the coding sequence ATGTTTAATGTTAAAATGAAGAATAAAGGTTTCACCCTTCTTGAGGTCATCATTGCCATTGTTTTGGTTCTTGTGGGGATAACGGGAACTTTTGTTTTGATTACCAAAACTATGGGAGTTATGGCTATTTCTTCTTCCCGGCTTATTGCAGCCTACTTGTCTCAGGAAGGAATTGAAATTGTCAGAAATATTAGAGATACAAATTGGATTGAACAAAGTGCTGGTTCTAATTCTTGGGACGAAGGGTTGACTGGCTGCTCAACAGGCTGTGCAGCAGATTATACTTATACAGCGACTGAGGATCCAGATCTATTATTGGTCCCTCCAGAGAGTTTTCTAAAAATTTCAGTTACTGGTATTTATAGCTATAATCCAGCTGATACCGATACTAAATTCAAAAGAGGAATTACTATTGTGCCAAACGGCTCGGATATTTTGGAAGTTACTGTTTTGGTTGAATGGAAAGAGAAAGGAAAAACCTATTCTCATACTGCCCAGGAAAATTTGTACAACTGGAAATAA
- a CDS encoding type II secretion system protein, which translates to MLKCLNAKMKRGFTLIELMVAVTFFALVIGSATGLFISAVRSQAKALVVQKLLDESSYVIEYMSRALRMAQKDTDGMTCLTAVGSGYNYEVNATGDSIKFINYQDICQKFYLDNYQLKENKGGILELTSNKLKISSLQFHLSGAAQTDSLQPRATISMTIRKAGVTGPGIKIQTTISQRNLDIQQ; encoded by the coding sequence ATGTTAAAATGCTTAAATGCTAAAATGAAGAGGGGCTTCACCCTCATTGAGCTGATGGTTGCCGTAACCTTTTTCGCCTTAGTTATCGGATCTGCTACTGGTCTTTTTATTTCAGCTGTCCGTTCCCAGGCTAAAGCTTTAGTTGTCCAGAAACTTTTAGACGAGTCGAGTTATGTTATAGAATATATGAGCCGAGCTTTAAGGATGGCACAAAAAGATACAGATGGGATGACTTGTCTTACCGCTGTTGGCTCAGGATATAATTATGAAGTTAATGCCACGGGCGATAGTATAAAATTTATAAATTATCAAGATATCTGCCAGAAATTTTATTTAGATAACTACCAGCTTAAAGAAAACAAGGGCGGTATCTTAGAACTAACTTCTAATAAGCTGAAAATATCTTCACTTCAATTTCATCTCTCAGGAGCTGCTCAGACAGACTCTCTTCAGCCAAGAGCAACTATTTCAATGACAATAAGAAAAGCGGGAGTAACAGGGCCGGGAATTAAAATCCAGACCACCATTTCCCAGAGAAATTTAGACATCCAACAATAA